In a single window of the Micromonospora sp. WMMD1155 genome:
- a CDS encoding DUF808 domain-containing protein: MAGGLVALLDDVAVLARAAAASIDDVGAAAAKAGAKAAGVVVDDAAVTPQYVRSLAAERELPIIKRIAMGSLRNKFLIILPAVLLLSQFVPWLLTPILMLGGAYLCYEGAEKVWAKIAHRDASGAGEETVQDETTLVSGAVRTDLILSAEIMVISLNEVIDEPFWSRLAILAVVAVVITVLVYGVVALIVKMDDAGLRLSQRSGAVATFGRGLVRAMPTVLTVLTVVGTAAMLWVGGHILLLGTNELNLHFLYDAVHHVEVAAHDATGVLGGLVGWLVNTVASAILGLIVGALVVLVMTLTLHRRTSKAAAATAAATTRTDGTIPAPLSRAARRRDAPADRAPRG, translated from the coding sequence TTGGCCGGTGGACTCGTAGCCCTGCTGGATGACGTGGCGGTGCTGGCCCGGGCCGCTGCCGCGTCGATCGATGACGTCGGGGCGGCCGCCGCGAAGGCCGGCGCCAAGGCTGCGGGCGTCGTCGTCGACGATGCTGCCGTCACGCCGCAGTACGTGCGGAGCCTGGCGGCCGAGCGCGAGTTGCCGATCATCAAGCGCATCGCCATGGGGTCGCTGCGCAACAAGTTCCTCATCATCCTGCCGGCGGTGCTGCTGCTCAGTCAGTTCGTGCCCTGGCTGCTCACTCCGATCCTCATGCTCGGCGGCGCCTACCTCTGTTACGAAGGCGCGGAGAAGGTGTGGGCCAAGATCGCCCATCGCGATGCCTCCGGCGCGGGCGAGGAGACGGTGCAGGACGAGACGACACTGGTGTCCGGGGCGGTACGAACCGACCTGATCCTCTCGGCGGAGATCATGGTCATCAGCCTCAACGAGGTGATCGATGAGCCGTTCTGGTCCCGCCTGGCGATCCTGGCTGTCGTCGCCGTCGTCATAACCGTCCTGGTTTACGGCGTGGTGGCCCTGATCGTGAAGATGGACGACGCCGGGCTGCGCCTGTCGCAACGTTCCGGCGCCGTCGCCACGTTCGGCCGCGGTCTGGTGCGGGCGATGCCGACGGTTCTCACCGTGCTGACGGTGGTCGGCACCGCGGCGATGCTGTGGGTGGGCGGGCACATCCTGCTGCTGGGCACGAACGAGCTGAACCTGCACTTCCTGTACGACGCCGTGCACCACGTGGAGGTCGCCGCCCACGACGCCACGGGTGTTCTCGGCGGGCTCGTCGGCTGGCTCGTCAACACGGTGGCCAGCGCGATCCTCGGGCTGATCGTCGGAGCGTTGGTCGTGCTGGTCATGACTCTCACGCTCCACCGCCGCACATCCAAGGCTGCGGCTGCGACTGCGGCGGCCACGACTCGTACTGACGGCACCATCCCCGCGCCGCTGAGCCGTGCAGCTCGGCGTCGCGACGCTCCTGCGGACCGAGCGCCGCGCGGTTGA